A single Pseudodesulfovibrio aespoeensis Aspo-2 DNA region contains:
- a CDS encoding c-type cytochrome, whose amino-acid sequence MNRTAMTIVASALVVMMTVSMAFALGDGNGRKGKFLYRKNCRSCHDGKSAADLSPADRTQAEWKATFADMGKIKCSDGWTISKEELNDIYTYLYEYAKDSPSPAKCS is encoded by the coding sequence ATGAACCGCACAGCAATGACGATAGTCGCGTCCGCCCTGGTCGTTATGATGACCGTGTCCATGGCCTTTGCCCTGGGCGACGGCAATGGCCGCAAGGGCAAGTTTCTCTACCGCAAGAACTGCCGCTCCTGTCACGACGGGAAGAGCGCGGCGGACCTGAGCCCGGCGGACCGGACCCAGGCCGAGTGGAAGGCCACCTTTGCCGACATGGGCAAGATCAAGTGCAGCGACGGCTGGACCATCAGCAAGGAAGAGCTCAACGACATCTACACCTACCTGTACGAGTACGCCAAGGATTCTCCGTCCCCGGCCAAGTGCAGCTAA